In Ignavibacteriales bacterium, a single window of DNA contains:
- a CDS encoding helix-turn-helix transcriptional regulator: protein MINSLQEKLKKYRTKNKLAQKEIAGLLNISREHYARIENANCIPSSKVLQKCSDVMNSPVYSIYLPKKSSTQQNKKPRSQKQGS, encoded by the coding sequence ATGATCAATTCATTACAGGAAAAGTTAAAAAAGTATAGAACTAAAAACAAACTCGCACAAAAAGAGATAGCCGGGTTATTGAATATCTCACGCGAGCATTATGCTCGTATCGAGAACGCAAACTGTATTCCTTCATCAAAAGTGTTACAGAAATGTTCAGATGTCATGAACTCACCGGTTTATAGTATATATCTGCCTAAAAAATCATCTACTCAACAAAATAAAAAACCCCGCTCACAAAAGCAGGGTTCATAA
- a CDS encoding aminoacyl-tRNA hydrolase, producing MFIIVGLGNYGSEYENTRHNIGFEVIDSIAEYLHLTFKRAKSRYLTTHTSIAGRDIRLVKPLTYMNNSGLAVQEVLHKYEASIEDLLIIVDDFYLPLGRIRFRKRGSDGGHNGLASIIYTLGTEQFSRLRCGIGSESMPKQNEPKSDFVLSTFSDFEKDKTKQMILAARDAVIKLIHNDTI from the coding sequence GTGTTTATCATTGTCGGGCTTGGCAATTACGGTTCTGAATACGAAAATACCAGACACAACATCGGTTTTGAGGTCATCGATTCAATTGCCGAATATTTGCATTTGACTTTTAAACGCGCAAAGAGCAGATACTTAACGACTCATACGTCGATTGCCGGAAGAGATATTAGACTTGTTAAACCGCTGACATATATGAACAATTCAGGATTGGCGGTTCAGGAAGTTCTTCATAAATATGAAGCTAGCATTGAAGATCTCCTTATTATTGTTGACGATTTTTATTTACCATTAGGAAGAATAAGATTTCGAAAACGAGGAAGCGACGGCGGGCACAATGGTTTGGCTTCGATTATATATACATTAGGGACAGAGCAATTTTCAAGATTGAGATGCGGAATCGGTTCGGAATCGATGCCAAAACAGAATGAGCCGAAATCTGATTTTGTGCTCTCCACTTTTTCCGATTTTGAAAAAGATAAAACAAAGCAGATGATATTGGCGGCACGCGATGCCGTAATAAAATTGATACACAATGATACAATTTAG
- a CDS encoding 50S ribosomal protein L25 — protein sequence MRELILEAEVRTQLKKHSNVVRRSGKVPGVFYLHGEENIPISVIEKNLKPLIYTSEAHIISLKLGDGKMKNCILRDVQYDAVTDKPIHFDLQGLREDEEISLEVPVIITGGTPVGVRDGGVLQQLIYRLKVSCLPKFIPEHIEINVEDLKINAFVHVSDIKIDNVTILDNAGTSIVGIMPPTVEKEAAAAVPGAEETVEPEVITKGKKVEEGAEGEAKPAASTKAAPAPKEEKK from the coding sequence ATGCGTGAACTAATTTTAGAAGCAGAAGTAAGAACTCAACTTAAAAAACATTCGAACGTAGTTCGAAGAAGCGGAAAGGTGCCGGGTGTATTCTATCTTCATGGAGAAGAGAATATACCTATCTCGGTAATCGAGAAAAATCTTAAACCGCTTATCTATACATCTGAAGCTCATATCATCAGTTTGAAACTAGGTGATGGTAAGATGAAGAATTGCATTCTTCGCGACGTACAATACGACGCAGTCACCGATAAGCCGATTCATTTCGATTTGCAAGGATTAAGAGAAGACGAAGAAATTTCGCTCGAAGTGCCGGTTATTATAACCGGTGGTACACCTGTTGGTGTTCGAGATGGCGGAGTGCTTCAGCAGTTAATATATAGATTGAAAGTCTCGTGCCTTCCAAAATTTATTCCGGAACATATCGAAATTAATGTTGAGGATTTGAAGATCAACGCTTTTGTTCACGTCTCGGATATTAAGATTGACAACGTCACAATATTAGATAATGCCGGCACATCCATCGTTGGCATTATGCCTCCAACTGTTGAGAAAGAAGCTGCCGCGGCAGTGCCGGGCGCTGAAGAAACCGTTGAACCCGAAGTGATAACCAAAGGCAAGAAGGTTGAAGAAGGTGCAGAAGGCGAAGCAAAACCGGCCGCCTCAACAAAAGCTGCTCCTGCTCCAAAAGAAGAGAAAAAATAA
- a CDS encoding M4 family metallopeptidase: MKKYCKIFFFLTIFFISGHISRNVCESQMVTGYGTSQYNGDVSFQTSTDGSGYRLKDSWGISTCEYDGSYPPPIVQAVFNTNTNWGSTTVRSAVSAHWAFEQTYSYFYYRHGKTGINRPINILVKYIHKIYDRNNVLIDQEYNIAAWDNIEKWFIFGDGENTCSPWVALDACAHEYTHAVIYNELGFTGAALTGEIGGMTEGFADIFGTSVEFYTKENYPNNIIPNWIVGSDIGCYLTRALSNERAYKDKRWGTNPDEHNMAEVLGYAFYLIANGSGGVDTNEFGKEYNVEGIGMHKAERIAYKVLNEKLTTSSTFENVGKYFLDAAISIYSFGSIEYLAVEQAIIAVNLSHAITVKNDFNGGYCYVSNNLINFDKHENLPTTFDWVKKTNHIIKAENQNFVDPSNGVNYFRVFDYWDTDDNDETFDATRSVHITKDITYTAYYNKQFNINIEPAFYVESSTGGYYEKDGVNIGSSLNTTFTQTKSSPFTVKAVPPTGYIFVGWSDNVYDNPRVILPTDHVNIYAIYKKHLASTTSFATKLSGQRKLIVEGDKKYAVYESGGMIFFIYDLGTGWSNEYRVFGSANAKNPSISSNANYVYIVWDQQDVFGKHAVLLNKIFKNGVPIPFNEIIGESDEDNTPVADDLFEHGPNGSYGPVILWREKSTAYTGLRLSVVYGSNYQIASNSRQPSILRYGDKHHLVYVNSIGQVVYQNFLIDNVGAMYNQTTPLVISGSYTDCSNPSIAVNSDGRIFVAWDGLNGTARYIFVKECDASGAWQTVSEFTHGTHILSSPSIGIDKQTLKVNVVFDCGNHLARKSKSLSGSTWYTLCDMCQGYGPAVSSFEDDPYTPTYPTTYFTSGTSQPYSIISNVLGAIPAIPMLSTPTDAQENVSINPILSWDCTFDASKYHLQVSRTSDFAEENLILDHYNITNTSYQISNLTYSITYYWQVKAINEAGESGFSPTRSFTTTPDPFPGPSLSGTKIVDGTVRRPKLTWTSVPGATSYILYRHECGEINDCDDGVDQSSEIVYQGSALTFTDYSMVVAIKYGNGYVNYIVRAKNAQNQLSGRSNTVSYITNYDIIWKNGARDGEIPEDTRLEASYPNPFNPLTTVRYQIAKTSNVSLSIYNQLGQQVALLTNETQEAGYYERTWDATNIPSGIYYLRLLVTDEDGKQLYLNTEKAVVIK; this comes from the coding sequence ATGAAAAAATATTGTAAGATTTTTTTCTTTCTAACAATTTTCTTCATTTCAGGCCATATTTCTAGGAATGTTTGTGAATCTCAAATGGTGACCGGATATGGAACTTCACAATATAACGGTGATGTTTCATTCCAAACTTCTACAGACGGATCAGGTTATAGATTAAAGGATAGCTGGGGGATATCAACATGTGAATATGACGGCTCCTATCCCCCTCCTATAGTTCAAGCAGTATTTAATACCAATACAAACTGGGGAAGCACAACTGTTCGATCGGCTGTATCGGCTCATTGGGCTTTCGAACAAACGTATTCTTATTTTTATTATCGGCACGGCAAGACCGGTATCAATAGGCCAATTAATATCTTAGTAAAGTATATTCATAAAATTTATGATAGAAATAATGTGTTAATAGATCAAGAATATAATATTGCAGCATGGGACAACATAGAGAAATGGTTTATCTTCGGCGATGGAGAAAATACATGCAGTCCGTGGGTAGCTCTTGATGCCTGTGCCCATGAATATACACACGCAGTTATTTATAATGAATTAGGATTTACAGGCGCAGCACTCACAGGTGAAATTGGGGGAATGACAGAAGGATTTGCAGATATTTTTGGTACCTCGGTTGAATTTTATACAAAGGAGAATTACCCCAATAACATCATACCAAATTGGATCGTTGGTTCAGATATCGGCTGCTATCTAACTCGTGCATTGAGTAATGAAAGGGCTTACAAGGATAAACGTTGGGGCACCAATCCCGACGAACATAATATGGCTGAAGTTTTAGGTTATGCCTTTTACCTCATTGCTAACGGAAGTGGCGGTGTCGATACAAACGAGTTCGGTAAAGAATATAATGTTGAAGGTATTGGTATGCATAAAGCAGAAAGAATTGCATACAAAGTATTAAATGAAAAGTTAACCACTTCATCAACTTTTGAAAATGTTGGTAAATATTTCTTAGATGCCGCTATCTCAATATATAGTTTTGGGAGTATCGAATATCTTGCAGTTGAACAGGCAATAATTGCTGTAAATCTCTCTCATGCAATCACAGTTAAAAACGATTTCAATGGTGGATATTGTTATGTAAGTAACAATCTAATAAATTTCGACAAACATGAAAATCTCCCAACAACTTTTGATTGGGTAAAAAAGACAAATCATATAATTAAGGCGGAAAATCAAAATTTTGTAGATCCATCTAATGGTGTTAATTATTTTAGAGTGTTTGATTATTGGGATACCGATGATAATGATGAAACTTTCGATGCAACAAGATCTGTTCATATTACAAAAGATATCACATATACAGCATATTATAATAAACAGTTTAATATTAATATTGAACCGGCATTTTATGTTGAATCATCCACGGGTGGATATTATGAGAAGGATGGTGTAAATATTGGCTCATCATTGAATACCACCTTTACCCAAACAAAATCTTCTCCCTTTACAGTAAAAGCAGTACCCCCTACGGGTTATATTTTTGTAGGTTGGAGTGATAATGTGTATGACAATCCCAGAGTAATTTTACCGACCGACCATGTGAACATTTATGCTATATATAAAAAGCACCTCGCATCAACAACATCTTTTGCCACTAAACTAAGCGGTCAACGAAAATTGATAGTTGAAGGAGATAAAAAATATGCGGTATATGAATCTGGAGGAATGATCTTTTTTATTTACGATTTAGGGACCGGTTGGTCTAATGAATACAGGGTATTTGGTTCTGCGAACGCAAAAAATCCCTCGATATCATCTAATGCAAATTATGTTTATATAGTATGGGATCAACAAGATGTATTTGGAAAACATGCAGTATTGTTAAATAAGATATTCAAGAATGGTGTTCCAATTCCATTTAATGAGATTATCGGGGAATCAGATGAGGATAATACGCCGGTGGCAGATGATCTATTTGAACATGGTCCCAATGGATCGTATGGACCAGTGATTCTATGGAGGGAGAAATCTACTGCTTATACCGGATTAAGATTATCAGTTGTATATGGCAGTAATTATCAGATAGCTTCAAATAGTAGACAACCTTCTATTCTCCGCTATGGTGACAAACATCATTTAGTATATGTCAACTCAATCGGTCAGGTTGTATATCAGAATTTTCTGATAGATAACGTTGGAGCAATGTACAACCAGACAACGCCTTTAGTTATATCCGGCAGCTATACCGATTGCTCAAATCCGTCAATAGCTGTTAATTCTGATGGTAGGATATTTGTAGCGTGGGATGGATTGAACGGAACAGCACGGTATATATTTGTCAAGGAGTGTGATGCATCGGGTGCATGGCAAACTGTATCTGAATTTACTCACGGAACACACATACTAAGCTCTCCATCCATTGGTATTGATAAACAAACATTAAAAGTGAATGTAGTATTCGATTGCGGGAATCATCTTGCACGAAAATCAAAATCACTATCGGGTTCAACATGGTACACATTATGTGATATGTGCCAAGGTTATGGTCCAGCAGTTTCATCCTTTGAGGATGATCCATATACACCAACATATCCAACAACTTACTTCACAAGCGGTACAAGTCAACCTTACTCAATAATCTCAAATGTCCTCGGAGCAATTCCAGCAATCCCGATGCTATCTACACCAACCGATGCGCAAGAAAATGTATCAATTAATCCAATTTTATCGTGGGATTGCACATTCGATGCTTCGAAGTATCATCTTCAGGTATCGAGAACATCTGATTTTGCCGAAGAAAATTTGATCCTAGACCATTATAATATCACAAACACATCTTATCAAATATCAAATCTGACTTATTCTATAACATATTATTGGCAGGTCAAAGCGATTAACGAAGCAGGTGAAAGCGGATTCTCGCCAACACGGTCATTTACAACAACCCCAGACCCATTCCCCGGACCCTCTTTATCGGGTACAAAGATAGTAGATGGAACGGTACGACGGCCTAAGTTAACATGGACATCTGTTCCGGGTGCAACATCTTATATACTGTACCGCCACGAATGCGGCGAGATAAACGATTGCGATGACGGAGTTGATCAATCGAGCGAAATTGTTTATCAAGGAAGCGCGTTGACTTTCACTGATTATTCCATGGTAGTGGCAATAAAGTACGGAAATGGATATGTAAACTACATCGTAAGAGCCAAGAATGCACAAAATCAATTATCAGGAAGATCGAATACGGTTTCGTATATAACAAATTACGATATAATTTGGAAGAACGGTGCTCGTGATGGCGAGATACCGGAGGATACTCGATTGGAAGCGAGTTATCCCAATCCGTTCAATCCATTGACAACAGTGCGGTATCAGATTGCTAAAACAAGCAATGTATCTCTATCAATCTATAATCAACTTGGTCAGCAGGTTGCATTACTTACAAATGAAACTCAGGAAGCCGGATACTACGAAAGAACTTGGGATGCAACCAACATACCGAGCGGAATTTATTATTTGCGGTTGCTCGTAACAGATGAAGATGGTAAGCAATTATATCTTAATACCGAAAAGGCTGTGGTGATAAAGTAA
- a CDS encoding 30S ribosomal protein S18, whose translation MAKQEQQLKKKRPCRFCESKEIYIDYKDEKRLLKYISEQGKIIPKRITGTCAKHQRQLVQAVKRARHLALIPYVSETIR comes from the coding sequence ATGGCAAAACAAGAACAACAACTCAAAAAAAAGCGTCCCTGCCGATTTTGTGAAAGTAAAGAAATTTACATCGATTATAAAGATGAAAAACGTCTTTTGAAATATATCTCGGAACAGGGAAAGATAATCCCAAAAAGAATAACCGGAACTTGTGCAAAGCATCAGCGCCAATTAGTTCAAGCTGTTAAGCGCGCGCGTCACCTTGCACTTATCCCTTATGTTTCCGAAACAATTCGATAA
- a CDS encoding 50S ribosomal protein L9 — translation MKIILRKDHDKLGKIGDLVEVKDGYARNYLIPRNVAFVATPGNLRALEEEKKQHVDRDKRDLQHAQKIANQLDKVSITLKVKVGEDEKLFGSVTAQMIAEALIEKGVSLDKRIIDLEEPIKALGIYTVNIKLHPEVSGKLKVWVVRE, via the coding sequence ATGAAAATCATATTACGTAAAGATCATGACAAATTAGGAAAAATCGGCGATCTTGTAGAAGTGAAAGACGGTTATGCCCGCAATTATCTCATACCACGAAATGTCGCCTTTGTGGCAACACCGGGTAATTTGAGAGCTCTGGAGGAAGAAAAGAAGCAGCATGTAGACCGCGATAAACGCGATTTGCAGCACGCACAAAAGATTGCAAATCAACTCGACAAGGTTTCGATAACTTTGAAAGTCAAAGTTGGCGAAGACGAAAAACTTTTCGGCTCTGTTACGGCTCAAATGATTGCCGAGGCTTTGATTGAAAAAGGTGTATCACTTGATAAGCGAATCATTGACCTCGAAGAGCCGATTAAAGCCCTCGGTATTTATACGGTGAACATCAAATTACACCCTGAAGTCAGCGGCAAATTGAAGGTGTGGGTTGTCCGTGAATAA
- the rpsF gene encoding 30S ribosomal protein S6, with protein sequence MEQNKHTYETTFIANASLDDLQIETIVTNVTETITRNGGEITAVNRWGRKRMAFAISKKNNGYYANIEFSAPGNMIPQLERVYQLDENILRFLTIHLDKKALEAKAQSLMSIPVDDSSIQDEVIKKPLFDDDEEIPIIPKDI encoded by the coding sequence ATGGAACAAAATAAACACACTTACGAAACAACTTTCATTGCCAACGCATCGTTAGACGATCTTCAGATCGAAACGATAGTTACGAATGTAACCGAAACCATCACGCGCAATGGCGGCGAGATAACCGCAGTAAACCGATGGGGAAGAAAGCGGATGGCTTTCGCGATAAGCAAGAAAAACAACGGATATTACGCAAACATAGAGTTTTCAGCTCCGGGTAATATGATACCGCAACTCGAGAGAGTTTATCAGTTAGACGAAAATATTCTCCGGTTCTTGACGATACATCTCGATAAAAAAGCTCTGGAAGCTAAGGCACAATCACTCATGTCTATACCGGTTGATGATTCTTCGATTCAAGACGAAGTAATCAAAAAACCTTTATTCGATGATGATGAAGAAATACCAATCATTCCCAAAGATATCTGA
- a CDS encoding ribose-phosphate pyrophosphokinase yields the protein MSELKLFSGRSNPNFAEKVSDVIGIPLGKVEIQNFSDGEIWVKYNENIRGTNVFIVQSTNPPAENLIELLVLIDAAKRASARRITAVIPYFGYARQDRKDQPRVSITAKLIANLVTTAGADRVITMDLHAPQIQGFFDIPVDHLYSSAVYTSFFAKNNIPDLTVVSPDVGGIKMARAFARRLNAELVLIDKRRPKPNEVEVMNVIGNVNNRNILIVDDLIDTAGTFCNAVKALRNAGAKKIYGACTHPLFSGGAIERIKASDVEMIYVTDSIPLHNAASKFDKIEILSVTDLFGEAIKRGFSNQSISSLFDVDKG from the coding sequence ATGTCAGAGCTAAAACTTTTTTCCGGTCGTTCGAACCCGAATTTTGCTGAGAAAGTCTCGGATGTCATAGGTATCCCTTTAGGGAAAGTTGAGATCCAGAACTTCAGCGATGGCGAAATCTGGGTTAAGTACAACGAAAACATTCGAGGTACAAATGTATTCATTGTCCAATCAACAAATCCGCCGGCAGAAAATTTGATTGAACTGTTGGTTTTGATTGATGCGGCAAAGCGTGCTTCAGCAAGGCGCATTACGGCTGTGATTCCGTATTTCGGTTATGCCCGGCAAGATCGCAAAGATCAGCCGCGCGTCTCAATCACTGCTAAGTTGATTGCGAATCTTGTAACAACTGCCGGGGCTGATAGAGTGATTACAATGGATTTGCACGCACCGCAGATCCAAGGATTTTTTGATATACCGGTGGACCATTTATATTCATCGGCAGTATATACTTCGTTTTTCGCTAAGAATAATATTCCTGACCTTACGGTAGTATCACCGGATGTTGGCGGAATAAAAATGGCACGGGCATTCGCACGGCGGTTAAACGCTGAATTGGTATTGATAGATAAGCGACGTCCGAAACCAAACGAGGTTGAGGTTATGAATGTAATCGGTAATGTGAATAACCGGAATATTTTAATTGTAGACGACCTCATCGATACGGCCGGCACATTCTGCAACGCTGTTAAAGCGTTGAGGAACGCCGGAGCAAAAAAGATTTATGGAGCTTGCACCCATCCGTTATTTTCAGGCGGAGCAATCGAACGTATCAAGGCATCGGATGTGGAAATGATTTATGTAACCGATTCGATTCCGCTCCATAATGCGGCATCGAAATTCGATAAGATTGAAATATTGTCGGTCACCGATTTATTCGGTGAAGCGATAAAGAGAGGATTTTCGAATCAATCGATAAGTTCTCTATTTGATGTAGACAAAGGATAA
- a CDS encoding single-stranded DNA-binding protein, with the protein MANLKLPQINNISITGNLTRDILFRRTSTGTAVANFTIASNKRYRDINNEWQEDVLFISVVSWNRLAESCAEILRKGSAVYVEGELQSHIYKYNDGMKRTILEIKAHRIQFLNRRPIKEDEFEHISLPDDNPFILEDDSFDKFLTSEESQLIKEQQA; encoded by the coding sequence ATGGCTAATCTCAAGCTGCCGCAAATCAACAACATTTCAATCACCGGGAATTTGACGCGTGATATTTTATTCAGACGTACTTCAACCGGTACGGCCGTTGCGAATTTTACAATCGCATCGAATAAAAGATATCGTGACATCAACAACGAATGGCAAGAAGATGTTCTCTTTATTAGCGTGGTCTCTTGGAACCGGCTTGCCGAAAGTTGTGCTGAAATTTTGCGGAAAGGGAGCGCTGTATATGTTGAAGGAGAATTACAAAGCCACATTTATAAATATAACGACGGTATGAAGCGCACCATACTCGAAATAAAAGCACATCGTATTCAATTCCTGAATCGACGCCCGATTAAAGAGGATGAATTCGAACATATATCTCTTCCGGATGATAATCCGTTTATACTTGAAGACGATTCATTCGATAAATTCTTAACGAGCGAAGAATCACAACTTATAAAAGAACAACAAGCATAA